One Vespa crabro chromosome 1, iyVesCrab1.2, whole genome shotgun sequence genomic region harbors:
- the LOC124422622 gene encoding octopamine receptor Oamb isoform X1: MRELNASACTALYEGVEWSGPWILFTLITLAIVNVMVVLGNVLVILAVYYTSKLRNVTNMFIVSLAVADLLVGLAVLPFSATWEVFKVWIFGDLWCSVWLAVDVWMCTASILNLCAISLDRYLAVTRPVSYPQLMSPKRARLLVATVWVLSFVICFPPLVGWKDKRSHPTHNVTFTQNGPFNTTTIIVPVKPCPWICELTNDAGYVVYSALGSFYIPMLVMLFFYWRIYNAAVSTTKAINQGFRTTKGSKMFGSRFDEQRLTLRIHRGRGSVHNGSNNGSPRSPDYSTRSSVRKEKIKISVSYPSTETLNTKCNTLERTPSRCSQVSVHYSNGQTQTQLCPSSRSTHLKVGGINRVGSMRRPSRRSSCESQLTGDEVTLRELAQGQEEKPRMMKMGKRNIKAQVKRFRMETKAAKTLGIIVGGFILCWLPFFTMYLLRAFCPNCIHPTVFSVLFWLGYCNSAINPCIYALFSKDFRSAFKRIICRCFCKRRANTLRRGSDGSQLAMRWEEQSYKKREKSKLYNACAAAGRFHGRLRPGSRIRTDCTFDERVQMTLTSRSWCAPRHL; the protein is encoded by the exons ATGCGAGAATTGAACGCCAGTGCATGCACTGCTTTGTACGAGGGCGTTGAGTGGTCCGGCCCATGGATCCTATTCACCCTGATCACTCTGGCTATCGTCAACGTGATGGTCGTGCTCGGTAACGTCCTCGTTATACTCGCCGTCTATTACACGAGCAAGCTCAGAAACGTGACGAACATGTTCATCGTCAGTCTTGCTGTGGCTGATCTCTTGGTCGGACTCGCCGTTCTTCCATTCAGTGCCACTTGGGAAGTCTTCAAG gTCTGGATATTCGGTGATCTATGGTGTTCGGTTTGGCTAGCCGTCGACGTTTGGATGTGCACCGCGTCGATACTGAACCTTTGTGCAATCAGTCTCGACAGATATCTGGCGGTGACCAGACCCGTCAGTTATCCCCAG TTAATGTCTCCGAAACGAGCAAGGCTTCTGGTCGCCACAGTCTGGGTTCTGAGCTTCGTCATCTGTTTTCCACCCCTGGTCGGTTGGAAAGATAAACGG TCTCATCCTACGCACAACGTGACGTTTACGCAGAACGGCCCCTTCAACACTACCACCATTATAGTACCGGTGAAACCGTGTCCGTGGATCTGCGAGTTGACCAATGACGCCGGATATGTCGTTTACAG CGCTCTAGGCTCCTTCTACATACCGATGTTAGTAATGCTCTTTTTCTATTGGAGAATCTACAATGCAGCCGTTTCCACAACGAAAGCCATCAATCAGGGCTTTCGTACCACCAAGGGTTCCAAAATGTTTGGATCcag ATTCGACGAACAGAGATTAACACTGAGGATACATCGAGGACGCGGAAGCGTTCACAACGGTAGTAACAACGGTAGTCCAAGAAGCCCGGATTATTCCACTCGTAGTTCCGTCAGAAAGGAAAAGATCAAGATCTCGGTATCGTATCCGAGTACAGAAACATTAAACACAAAGTGCAACACTCTCGAGAGGACTCCTTCGAGATGTTCTCAAGTTTCCGTGCATTATAGTAACGGACAAACGCAGACTCAGCTCTGTCCGAGTTCTAGGAGTACGCATTTGAAG GTTGGCGGTATAAACAGAGTAGGCAGTATGAGGAGACCCAGCAGAAGGAGTAGCTGTGAGAGTCAGTTGACGGGTGACGAGGTAACGCTTCGAGAACTAGCTCAGGGCCAAGAGGAGAAGCCTAGGATGATGAAGATGGGTAAACGAAATATAAAGGCACAG GTGAAGAGATTTCGAATGGAGACAAAAGCGGCAAAGACCTTGGGTATCATAGTCGGTGGCTTCATACTCTGCTGGCTGCCATTCTTCACGATGTATCTCCTACGTGCGTTCTGCCCGAATTGCATCCACCCAACCGTCTTCAGTGTACTATTTTGGCTAGGATATTGCAACTCCGCGATAAATCCTTGCATCTACGCGCTCTTCAGCAAGGACTTTCGCTCGGCCTTCAAGCGAATAATCTGCAGGTGCTTCTGCAAACGGCGAGCCAACACGTTACGGCGCGGTAGCGACGGCAGCCAATTGGCGATGAGGTGGGAGGAACAAAGTTACAAG AAGCGAGAGAAGTCCAAGTTATACAATGCGTGTGCAGCAGCAGGGCGTTTCCATGGACGACTCCGACCAGGATCCCGGATCAGAACCGACTGTACATTCGACGAGCGAGTCCAGATGACTCTAACCAGTCGGAGCTGGTGCGCACCGCGTCACCTTTGA
- the LOC124422622 gene encoding octopamine receptor Oamb isoform X3: MRELNASACTALYEGVEWSGPWILFTLITLAIVNVMVVLGNVLVILAVYYTSKLRNVTNMFIVSLAVADLLVGLAVLPFSATWEVFKLMSPKRARLLVATVWVLSFVICFPPLVGWKDKRSHPTHNVTFTQNGPFNTTTIIVPVKPCPWICELTNDAGYVVYSALGSFYIPMLVMLFFYWRIYNAAVSTTKAINQGFRTTKGSKMFGSRFDEQRLTLRIHRGRGSVHNGSNNGSPRSPDYSTRSSVRKEKIKISVSYPSTETLNTKCNTLERTPSRCSQVSVHYSNGQTQTQLCPSSRSTHLKVGGINRVGSMRRPSRRSSCESQLTGDEVTLRELAQGQEEKPRMMKMGKRNIKAQVKRFRMETKAAKTLGIIVGGFILCWLPFFTMYLLRAFCPNCIHPTVFSVLFWLGYCNSAINPCIYALFSKDFRSAFKRIICRCFCKRRANTLRRGSDGSQLAMRWEEQSYKKREKSKLYNACAAAGRFHGRLRPGSRIRTDCTFDERVQMTLTSRSWCAPRHL, from the exons ATGCGAGAATTGAACGCCAGTGCATGCACTGCTTTGTACGAGGGCGTTGAGTGGTCCGGCCCATGGATCCTATTCACCCTGATCACTCTGGCTATCGTCAACGTGATGGTCGTGCTCGGTAACGTCCTCGTTATACTCGCCGTCTATTACACGAGCAAGCTCAGAAACGTGACGAACATGTTCATCGTCAGTCTTGCTGTGGCTGATCTCTTGGTCGGACTCGCCGTTCTTCCATTCAGTGCCACTTGGGAAGTCTTCAAG TTAATGTCTCCGAAACGAGCAAGGCTTCTGGTCGCCACAGTCTGGGTTCTGAGCTTCGTCATCTGTTTTCCACCCCTGGTCGGTTGGAAAGATAAACGG TCTCATCCTACGCACAACGTGACGTTTACGCAGAACGGCCCCTTCAACACTACCACCATTATAGTACCGGTGAAACCGTGTCCGTGGATCTGCGAGTTGACCAATGACGCCGGATATGTCGTTTACAG CGCTCTAGGCTCCTTCTACATACCGATGTTAGTAATGCTCTTTTTCTATTGGAGAATCTACAATGCAGCCGTTTCCACAACGAAAGCCATCAATCAGGGCTTTCGTACCACCAAGGGTTCCAAAATGTTTGGATCcag ATTCGACGAACAGAGATTAACACTGAGGATACATCGAGGACGCGGAAGCGTTCACAACGGTAGTAACAACGGTAGTCCAAGAAGCCCGGATTATTCCACTCGTAGTTCCGTCAGAAAGGAAAAGATCAAGATCTCGGTATCGTATCCGAGTACAGAAACATTAAACACAAAGTGCAACACTCTCGAGAGGACTCCTTCGAGATGTTCTCAAGTTTCCGTGCATTATAGTAACGGACAAACGCAGACTCAGCTCTGTCCGAGTTCTAGGAGTACGCATTTGAAG GTTGGCGGTATAAACAGAGTAGGCAGTATGAGGAGACCCAGCAGAAGGAGTAGCTGTGAGAGTCAGTTGACGGGTGACGAGGTAACGCTTCGAGAACTAGCTCAGGGCCAAGAGGAGAAGCCTAGGATGATGAAGATGGGTAAACGAAATATAAAGGCACAG GTGAAGAGATTTCGAATGGAGACAAAAGCGGCAAAGACCTTGGGTATCATAGTCGGTGGCTTCATACTCTGCTGGCTGCCATTCTTCACGATGTATCTCCTACGTGCGTTCTGCCCGAATTGCATCCACCCAACCGTCTTCAGTGTACTATTTTGGCTAGGATATTGCAACTCCGCGATAAATCCTTGCATCTACGCGCTCTTCAGCAAGGACTTTCGCTCGGCCTTCAAGCGAATAATCTGCAGGTGCTTCTGCAAACGGCGAGCCAACACGTTACGGCGCGGTAGCGACGGCAGCCAATTGGCGATGAGGTGGGAGGAACAAAGTTACAAG AAGCGAGAGAAGTCCAAGTTATACAATGCGTGTGCAGCAGCAGGGCGTTTCCATGGACGACTCCGACCAGGATCCCGGATCAGAACCGACTGTACATTCGACGAGCGAGTCCAGATGACTCTAACCAGTCGGAGCTGGTGCGCACCGCGTCACCTTTGA
- the LOC124422622 gene encoding octopamine receptor Oamb isoform X2 — MRELNASACTALYEGVEWSGPWILFTLITLAIVNVMVVLGNVLVILAVYYTSKLRNVTNMFIVSLAVADLLVGLAVLPFSATWEVFKVWIFGDLWCSVWLAVDVWMCTASILNLCAISLDRYLAVTRPVSYPQLMSPKRARLLVATVWVLSFVICFPPLVGWKDKRSHPTHNVTFTQNGPFNTTTIIVPVKPCPWICELTNDAGYVVYSALGSFYIPMLVMLFFYWRIYNAAVSTTKAINQGFRTTKGSKMFGSRFDEQRLTLRIHRGRGSVHNGSNNGSPRSPDYSTRSSVRKEKIKISVSYPSTETLNTKCNTLERTPSRCSQVSVHYSNGQTQTQLCPSSRSTHLKVGGINRVGSMRRPSRRSSCESQLTGDEVTLRELAQGQEEKPRMMKMGKRNIKAQVKRFRMETKAAKTLGIIVGGFILCWLPFFTMYLLRAFCPNCIHPTVFSVLFWLGYCNSAINPCIYALFSKDFRSAFKRIICRCFCKRRANTLRRGSDGSQLAMRSERSPSYTMRVQQQGVSMDDSDQDPGSEPTVHSTSESR; from the exons ATGCGAGAATTGAACGCCAGTGCATGCACTGCTTTGTACGAGGGCGTTGAGTGGTCCGGCCCATGGATCCTATTCACCCTGATCACTCTGGCTATCGTCAACGTGATGGTCGTGCTCGGTAACGTCCTCGTTATACTCGCCGTCTATTACACGAGCAAGCTCAGAAACGTGACGAACATGTTCATCGTCAGTCTTGCTGTGGCTGATCTCTTGGTCGGACTCGCCGTTCTTCCATTCAGTGCCACTTGGGAAGTCTTCAAG gTCTGGATATTCGGTGATCTATGGTGTTCGGTTTGGCTAGCCGTCGACGTTTGGATGTGCACCGCGTCGATACTGAACCTTTGTGCAATCAGTCTCGACAGATATCTGGCGGTGACCAGACCCGTCAGTTATCCCCAG TTAATGTCTCCGAAACGAGCAAGGCTTCTGGTCGCCACAGTCTGGGTTCTGAGCTTCGTCATCTGTTTTCCACCCCTGGTCGGTTGGAAAGATAAACGG TCTCATCCTACGCACAACGTGACGTTTACGCAGAACGGCCCCTTCAACACTACCACCATTATAGTACCGGTGAAACCGTGTCCGTGGATCTGCGAGTTGACCAATGACGCCGGATATGTCGTTTACAG CGCTCTAGGCTCCTTCTACATACCGATGTTAGTAATGCTCTTTTTCTATTGGAGAATCTACAATGCAGCCGTTTCCACAACGAAAGCCATCAATCAGGGCTTTCGTACCACCAAGGGTTCCAAAATGTTTGGATCcag ATTCGACGAACAGAGATTAACACTGAGGATACATCGAGGACGCGGAAGCGTTCACAACGGTAGTAACAACGGTAGTCCAAGAAGCCCGGATTATTCCACTCGTAGTTCCGTCAGAAAGGAAAAGATCAAGATCTCGGTATCGTATCCGAGTACAGAAACATTAAACACAAAGTGCAACACTCTCGAGAGGACTCCTTCGAGATGTTCTCAAGTTTCCGTGCATTATAGTAACGGACAAACGCAGACTCAGCTCTGTCCGAGTTCTAGGAGTACGCATTTGAAG GTTGGCGGTATAAACAGAGTAGGCAGTATGAGGAGACCCAGCAGAAGGAGTAGCTGTGAGAGTCAGTTGACGGGTGACGAGGTAACGCTTCGAGAACTAGCTCAGGGCCAAGAGGAGAAGCCTAGGATGATGAAGATGGGTAAACGAAATATAAAGGCACAG GTGAAGAGATTTCGAATGGAGACAAAAGCGGCAAAGACCTTGGGTATCATAGTCGGTGGCTTCATACTCTGCTGGCTGCCATTCTTCACGATGTATCTCCTACGTGCGTTCTGCCCGAATTGCATCCACCCAACCGTCTTCAGTGTACTATTTTGGCTAGGATATTGCAACTCCGCGATAAATCCTTGCATCTACGCGCTCTTCAGCAAGGACTTTCGCTCGGCCTTCAAGCGAATAATCTGCAGGTGCTTCTGCAAACGGCGAGCCAACACGTTACGGCGCGGTAGCGACGGCAGCCAATTGGCGATGAG AAGCGAGAGAAGTCCAAGTTATACAATGCGTGTGCAGCAGCAGGGCGTTTCCATGGACGACTCCGACCAGGATCCCGGATCAGAACCGACTGTACATTCGACGAGCGAGTCCAGATGA